A single window of Ictalurus punctatus breed USDA103 chromosome 27, Coco_2.0, whole genome shotgun sequence DNA harbors:
- the rbm20 gene encoding RNA-binding protein 20 isoform X1, with protein MKQAWDKNVFENGQSKQQGTGPVDSAPSFEHLQNTGSGDKYDKTVLPVGGALSGAGQNLLLTPASLQLAQLQAQLTLHRLKLAQNSNTAAAATVLNQVLSNVTMSQPLFNQLRGSSMPQAPGTGFPSTPITFPPPATPLSTLVGGAFTQNHAGIRLNHYGGGGNMNQSANPHRECGNKPSKFQAGFLGGITAGASKAGEGGQYGGTGGPKTNSQNNYQRDFYSSESQLQGSGHTEQWKTPAGFPISGKLDVGTGVGGSTWAPSTHGFIGPRAELYNPEEPTGDPKFSPAGGLGFSTAGGSQGFLGYLQQQKGEDGRGMTLQAHQLNDYHGVTPSHLPHQCTICEKKVYNLKDWDQHVKGKLHIQNRLLYTDGPALGALHFPVASEGCLESALNNSTMAYSSAAGQDVSTGGSSFLPAAPMKSFPLSGAGFTSHQPGTKFVARKPGPGRVVHICNLPEGSCTENDVINLGLPFGKVTNYILMRSTHQAFLEMAYVEAAQAMVQYYQLHPATINDQKLLIRMSKRYKELQLKKPGKDVESIIQDINSQRERDELHELDRYPQERTRSRSPVTRSLTPPSHSPSFTSCSSTHSPQAAPWMNGAGPRRGSWDWTPRDRDEWRNGEDDRPNERRKPYLKPADERSRERYFSSHHPAAADDFYKKEKLPRVSQHQRHEPKFKRRDGGGDHHRGRHSESEPGEDGRGRRTSRRHEREPNNHKESTEHRAKDRSLSPHSSKPTEPSEGERDRESEAEECGSGEDTEGECWYPKSMEELVTVDEVGEEDDSIVEPDLPELQEEEHEEEEVEVEGGREEEEETTSAKAEKRESAPDAVTEETPRPDQPDCAEAPSSHICLFPNQEFKSALEEAAEPGVSPAHTVETHAPATQAVPESVREAEKVTEKHTGRTSEAEKKETQHVEDNQKRAENTIRQPASSPQGIGIEAPSPSREQEKIISEHSIPLGVEFVVPSAGFYCKLCSFFYTSEETAKTTHCRSTVHYRNLQKYLSQLAEESLLHFGSDAE; from the exons TACTGGTTCAGGAGACAAGTATGATAAGACGGTGCTTCCTGTTGGCGGAGCCTTAAGCGGAGCCGGTCAAAATCTGCTACTTACTCCGGCCAGTCTGCAGCTGGCCCAGCTCCAGGCTCAGCTCACCCTGCATCGCCTCAAACTCGCCCAGAACAGCAACACTGCTGCCGCTGCCACAGTCCTCAATCAAGTCCTCTCCAATGTGACCATGTCCCAGCCTCTATTTAACCAGCTTAGAGGCTCCAGCATGCCGCAGGCTCCAGGAACAGGCTTTCCTTCGACACCGATAACCTTTCCCCCTCCTGCCACCCCCCTAAGCACCCTTGTAGGGGGTGCCTTCACCCAGAACCATGCTGGGATCCGATTGAATCACTATGGAGGAGGTGGAAACATGAACCAGAGTGCCAACCCACACAGGGAATGTGGGAATAAGCCCAGCAAATTTCAGGCAGGGTTTCTGGGAGGAATCACAGCAGGGGCCAGTAAAGCAGGTGAAGGAGGACAGTATGGAGGCACTGGTGGTCCCAAAACCAACAGCCAAAACAACTACCAGAGAGACTTCTACTCTTCTGAGAGTCAACTCCAGGGCTCTGGCCATACAGAACAATGGAAAACCCCAGCCGGCTTTCCCATCTCGGGTAAACTTGATGTAGGAACGGGTGTCGGGGGCAGTACATGGGCACCATCCACACATGGATTTATTGGTCCACGAGCAGAGCTGTACAATCCCGAGGAGCCCACTGGTGACCCCAAATTCAGCCCAGCAGGAGGCCTTGGTTTTAGCACTGCCGGTGGTTCACAGGGGTTTCTGGGATACCTACAGCAACAGAAGGGTGAGGATGGGAGGGGCATGACTTTACAAGCGCACCAGCTCAATGACTATCATGGcgtcacaccatcacacctacCCCACCAGTGCACCATTTGTGAAAAGAAGGTTTACAACTTGAAG GATTGGGACCAGCACGTGAAGGGCAAGTTGCATATACAGAATCGCTTGCTGTACACTGACGG CCCTGCACTTGGAGCCCTGCACTTTCCCGTCGCCTCGGAAGGATGCCTCGAGTCGGCACTGAATAACAGCACCATGGCGTACTCGTCCGCCGCCGGCCAAG ATGTTTCAACCGGAGGCTCCTCTTTTTTACCAGCTGCACCTATGAAGTCATTTCCTCTCTCGGGGGCGGGATTTACGTCACACCAACCGGGGACAAAG TTTGTAGCGCGGAAGCCGGGTCCCGGGCGCGTCGTGCACATCTGTAACCTCCCTGAGGGCAGCTGCACCGAGAACGATGTGATCAACCTGGGTCTGCCCTTCGGCAAGGTCACCAACTACATCCTCATGCGCTCCACACACCAG GCTTTCCTGGAGATGGCGTACGTGGAGGCGGCTCAGGCCATGGTGCAGTACTACCAGCTCCATCCGGCCACCATCAATGACCAGAAGCTCCTCATACGCATGTCCAAGAGATACAAGGAGCTGCAGCTCAAG AAACCCGGTAAAGACGTCGAGTCCATCATCCAGGACATCAACtctcagagggagagagacgagCTGCACGAGTTGGACCG GTATCCACAAGAGCGGACGCGCTCGCGCAGCCCCGTCACTCGCTCCCTGACTCCGCCCTCACACAGCCCCAGCTTCACGTCCTGCAGCTCCACCCACAGCCCCCAGGCGGCGCCTTGGATGAACGGCGCCGGCCCGCGGCGCGGATCGTGGGACTGGACGCCGCGCGACAGGGACGAGTGGCGGAACGGCGAGGACGACAGGCCCAACGAACGCAGGAAGCCCTACCTCAAACCGGCAGACGAGCGCAGCAGGGAGCGCTATTTCTCCTCCCACCATCCCGCCGCTGCGGACGACTTCTATAAGAAGGAAAAGCTCCCGCGCGTCTCCCAGCACCAGAGACACGAGCCGAAGTTCAAGCGGCGAGACGGAGGCGGGGACCACCACAGGGGCAGACATTCGGAATCCGAGCCCGGGGAGGACGGACGAGGCAGGAGGACGAGCAGGAGGCACGAGAGAGAGCCTAACAATCAC aAAGAATCTACAGAGCACAGAGCCAAAGACAGATCGTTATCTCCGCACAGCAGCAAACCGACGGAGCCCAGCGAGGGCGAGCGCGACCGAGAGAGCGAG GCGGAGGAGTGTGGAAGTGGCGAGGACACGGAGGGCGAGTGCTGGTACCCTAAGAGCATGGAGGAGCTGGTGACCGTGGACGAGGTGGGCGAAGAAGACGACTCCATCGTCGAACCCGATCTCCCCGAGTTGCAGGAAGAGGagcatgaggaggaggaggtggaggtggagggggggcgtgaggaagaggaggagaccACGTCGGCGAAGGCGGAGAAACGGGAGTCGGCGCCGGACGCTGTAACGGAAGAAACGCCGAGGCCTGATCAGCCGGACTGCGCCGAAGCTCCGTCCTCTCACATCTGCCTCTTCCCAAACCAAGAGTTTAAAAGTGCGCTAGAGGAGGCAGCAGAGCCGGGCGTATCTCCGGCACACACCGTCGAGACACACGCCCCCGCCACACAAGCGGTGCCCGAGAGCGTACGTGAGGCGGAAAAGGTCACGGAAAAACACACGGGGAGGACGAGTGAGGCTGAGAAGAAGGAGACGCAGCATGTTGAGGACAACCAGAaaagag CAGAGAACACAATTCGGCAGCCTGCGAGTTCGCCGCAGGGGATCGGCATCGAAGCGCCGTCACCGTCGCGAGAGCAGGAGAAGATCATCAGCGAGCACAGCATCCCGCTAG GTGTGGAGTTCGTCGTCCCGAGCGCCGGCTTCTACTGCAAACTCTGCAGCTTTTTCTACACCAGCGAGGAGACGGCCAAGACCACGCACTGCCGGAGCACCGTTCACTACCGCAACCTGCAG AAGTACCTGTCTCAGCTGGCCGAGGAGAGTCTGCTGCACTTCGGCTCTGACGCGGAGTGA
- the rbm20 gene encoding RNA-binding protein 20 isoform X2: MKQAWDKNVFENGQSKQQGTGPVDSAPSFEHLQNTGSGDKYDKTVLPVGGALSGAGQNLLLTPASLQLAQLQAQLTLHRLKLAQNSNTAAAATVLNQVLSNVTMSQPLFNQLRGSSMPQAPGTGFPSTPITFPPPATPLSTLVGGAFTQNHAGIRLNHYGGGGNMNQSANPHRECGNKPSKFQAGFLGGITAGASKAGEGGQYGGTGGPKTNSQNNYQRDFYSSESQLQGSGHTEQWKTPAGFPISGKLDVGTGVGGSTWAPSTHGFIGPRAELYNPEEPTGDPKFSPAGGLGFSTAGGSQGFLGYLQQQKGEDGRGMTLQAHQLNDYHGVTPSHLPHQCTICEKKVYNLKDWDQHVKGKLHIQNRLLYTDGPALGALHFPVASEGCLESALNNSTMAYSSAAGQDVSTGGSSFLPAAPMKSFPLSGAGFTSHQPGTKFVARKPGPGRVVHICNLPEGSCTENDVINLGLPFGKVTNYILMRSTHQAFLEMAYVEAAQAMVQYYQLHPATINDQKLLIRMSKRYKELQLKKPGKDVESIIQDINSQRERDELHELDRYPQERTRSRSPVTRSLTPPSHSPSFTSCSSTHSPQAAPWMNGAGPRRGSWDWTPRDRDEWRNGEDDRPNERRKPYLKPADERSRERYFSSHHPAAADDFYKKEKLPRVSQHQRHEPKFKRRDGGGDHHRGRHSESEPGEDGRGRRTSRRHEREPNNHKESTEHRAKDRSLSPHSSKPTEPSEGERDRESEAEECGSGEDTEGECWYPKSMEELVTVDEVGEEDDSIVEPDLPELQEEEHEEEEVEVEGGREEEEETTSAKAEKRESAPDAVTEETPRPDQPDCAEAPSSHICLFPNQEFKSALEEAAEPGVSPAHTVETHAPATQAVPESVREAEKVTEKHTGRTSEAEKKETQHVEDNQKRENTIRQPASSPQGIGIEAPSPSREQEKIISEHSIPLGVEFVVPSAGFYCKLCSFFYTSEETAKTTHCRSTVHYRNLQKYLSQLAEESLLHFGSDAE; this comes from the exons TACTGGTTCAGGAGACAAGTATGATAAGACGGTGCTTCCTGTTGGCGGAGCCTTAAGCGGAGCCGGTCAAAATCTGCTACTTACTCCGGCCAGTCTGCAGCTGGCCCAGCTCCAGGCTCAGCTCACCCTGCATCGCCTCAAACTCGCCCAGAACAGCAACACTGCTGCCGCTGCCACAGTCCTCAATCAAGTCCTCTCCAATGTGACCATGTCCCAGCCTCTATTTAACCAGCTTAGAGGCTCCAGCATGCCGCAGGCTCCAGGAACAGGCTTTCCTTCGACACCGATAACCTTTCCCCCTCCTGCCACCCCCCTAAGCACCCTTGTAGGGGGTGCCTTCACCCAGAACCATGCTGGGATCCGATTGAATCACTATGGAGGAGGTGGAAACATGAACCAGAGTGCCAACCCACACAGGGAATGTGGGAATAAGCCCAGCAAATTTCAGGCAGGGTTTCTGGGAGGAATCACAGCAGGGGCCAGTAAAGCAGGTGAAGGAGGACAGTATGGAGGCACTGGTGGTCCCAAAACCAACAGCCAAAACAACTACCAGAGAGACTTCTACTCTTCTGAGAGTCAACTCCAGGGCTCTGGCCATACAGAACAATGGAAAACCCCAGCCGGCTTTCCCATCTCGGGTAAACTTGATGTAGGAACGGGTGTCGGGGGCAGTACATGGGCACCATCCACACATGGATTTATTGGTCCACGAGCAGAGCTGTACAATCCCGAGGAGCCCACTGGTGACCCCAAATTCAGCCCAGCAGGAGGCCTTGGTTTTAGCACTGCCGGTGGTTCACAGGGGTTTCTGGGATACCTACAGCAACAGAAGGGTGAGGATGGGAGGGGCATGACTTTACAAGCGCACCAGCTCAATGACTATCATGGcgtcacaccatcacacctacCCCACCAGTGCACCATTTGTGAAAAGAAGGTTTACAACTTGAAG GATTGGGACCAGCACGTGAAGGGCAAGTTGCATATACAGAATCGCTTGCTGTACACTGACGG CCCTGCACTTGGAGCCCTGCACTTTCCCGTCGCCTCGGAAGGATGCCTCGAGTCGGCACTGAATAACAGCACCATGGCGTACTCGTCCGCCGCCGGCCAAG ATGTTTCAACCGGAGGCTCCTCTTTTTTACCAGCTGCACCTATGAAGTCATTTCCTCTCTCGGGGGCGGGATTTACGTCACACCAACCGGGGACAAAG TTTGTAGCGCGGAAGCCGGGTCCCGGGCGCGTCGTGCACATCTGTAACCTCCCTGAGGGCAGCTGCACCGAGAACGATGTGATCAACCTGGGTCTGCCCTTCGGCAAGGTCACCAACTACATCCTCATGCGCTCCACACACCAG GCTTTCCTGGAGATGGCGTACGTGGAGGCGGCTCAGGCCATGGTGCAGTACTACCAGCTCCATCCGGCCACCATCAATGACCAGAAGCTCCTCATACGCATGTCCAAGAGATACAAGGAGCTGCAGCTCAAG AAACCCGGTAAAGACGTCGAGTCCATCATCCAGGACATCAACtctcagagggagagagacgagCTGCACGAGTTGGACCG GTATCCACAAGAGCGGACGCGCTCGCGCAGCCCCGTCACTCGCTCCCTGACTCCGCCCTCACACAGCCCCAGCTTCACGTCCTGCAGCTCCACCCACAGCCCCCAGGCGGCGCCTTGGATGAACGGCGCCGGCCCGCGGCGCGGATCGTGGGACTGGACGCCGCGCGACAGGGACGAGTGGCGGAACGGCGAGGACGACAGGCCCAACGAACGCAGGAAGCCCTACCTCAAACCGGCAGACGAGCGCAGCAGGGAGCGCTATTTCTCCTCCCACCATCCCGCCGCTGCGGACGACTTCTATAAGAAGGAAAAGCTCCCGCGCGTCTCCCAGCACCAGAGACACGAGCCGAAGTTCAAGCGGCGAGACGGAGGCGGGGACCACCACAGGGGCAGACATTCGGAATCCGAGCCCGGGGAGGACGGACGAGGCAGGAGGACGAGCAGGAGGCACGAGAGAGAGCCTAACAATCAC aAAGAATCTACAGAGCACAGAGCCAAAGACAGATCGTTATCTCCGCACAGCAGCAAACCGACGGAGCCCAGCGAGGGCGAGCGCGACCGAGAGAGCGAG GCGGAGGAGTGTGGAAGTGGCGAGGACACGGAGGGCGAGTGCTGGTACCCTAAGAGCATGGAGGAGCTGGTGACCGTGGACGAGGTGGGCGAAGAAGACGACTCCATCGTCGAACCCGATCTCCCCGAGTTGCAGGAAGAGGagcatgaggaggaggaggtggaggtggagggggggcgtgaggaagaggaggagaccACGTCGGCGAAGGCGGAGAAACGGGAGTCGGCGCCGGACGCTGTAACGGAAGAAACGCCGAGGCCTGATCAGCCGGACTGCGCCGAAGCTCCGTCCTCTCACATCTGCCTCTTCCCAAACCAAGAGTTTAAAAGTGCGCTAGAGGAGGCAGCAGAGCCGGGCGTATCTCCGGCACACACCGTCGAGACACACGCCCCCGCCACACAAGCGGTGCCCGAGAGCGTACGTGAGGCGGAAAAGGTCACGGAAAAACACACGGGGAGGACGAGTGAGGCTGAGAAGAAGGAGACGCAGCATGTTGAGGACAACCAGAaaagag AGAACACAATTCGGCAGCCTGCGAGTTCGCCGCAGGGGATCGGCATCGAAGCGCCGTCACCGTCGCGAGAGCAGGAGAAGATCATCAGCGAGCACAGCATCCCGCTAG GTGTGGAGTTCGTCGTCCCGAGCGCCGGCTTCTACTGCAAACTCTGCAGCTTTTTCTACACCAGCGAGGAGACGGCCAAGACCACGCACTGCCGGAGCACCGTTCACTACCGCAACCTGCAG AAGTACCTGTCTCAGCTGGCCGAGGAGAGTCTGCTGCACTTCGGCTCTGACGCGGAGTGA
- the rbm20 gene encoding RNA-binding protein 20 isoform X4, with the protein MKQAWDKNVFENGQSKQQGTGPVDSAPSFEHLQNTGSGDKYDKTVLPVGGALSGAGQNLLLTPASLQLAQLQAQLTLHRLKLAQNSNTAAAATVLNQVLSNVTMSQPLFNQLRGSSMPQAPGTGFPSTPITFPPPATPLSTLVGGAFTQNHAGIRLNHYGGGGNMNQSANPHRECGNKPSKFQAGFLGGITAGASKAGEGGQYGGTGGPKTNSQNNYQRDFYSSESQLQGSGHTEQWKTPAGFPISGKLDVGTGVGGSTWAPSTHGFIGPRAELYNPEEPTGDPKFSPAGGLGFSTAGGSQGFLGYLQQQKGEDGRGMTLQAHQLNDYHGVTPSHLPHQCTICEKKVYNLKDWDQHVKGKLHIQNRLLYTDGPALGALHFPVASEGCLESALNNSTMAYSSAAGQDVSTGGSSFLPAAPMKSFPLSGAGFTSHQPGTKFVARKPGPGRVVHICNLPEGSCTENDVINLGLPFGKVTNYILMRSTHQAFLEMAYVEAAQAMVQYYQLHPATINDQKLLIRMSKRYKELQLKKPGKDVESIIQDINSQRERDELHELDRYPQERTRSRSPVTRSLTPPSHSPSFTSCSSTHSPQAAPWMNGAGPRRGSWDWTPRDRDEWRNGEDDRPNERRKPYLKPADERSRERYFSSHHPAAADDFYKKEKLPRVSQHQRHEPKFKRRDGGGDHHRGRHSESEPGEDGRGRRTSRRHEREPNNHKESTEHRAKDRSLSPHSSKPTEPSEGERDRESEAEECGSGEDTEGECWYPKSMEELVTVDEVGEEDDSIVEPDLPELQEEEHEEEEVEVEGGREEEEETTSAKAEKRESAPDAVTEETPRPDQPDCAEAPSSHICLFPNQEFKSALEEAAEPGVSPAHTVETHAPATQAVPESVREAEKVTEKHTGRTSEAEKKETQHVEDNQKRENTIRQPASSPQGIGIEAPSPSREQEKIISEHSIPLEVPVSAGRGESAALRL; encoded by the exons TACTGGTTCAGGAGACAAGTATGATAAGACGGTGCTTCCTGTTGGCGGAGCCTTAAGCGGAGCCGGTCAAAATCTGCTACTTACTCCGGCCAGTCTGCAGCTGGCCCAGCTCCAGGCTCAGCTCACCCTGCATCGCCTCAAACTCGCCCAGAACAGCAACACTGCTGCCGCTGCCACAGTCCTCAATCAAGTCCTCTCCAATGTGACCATGTCCCAGCCTCTATTTAACCAGCTTAGAGGCTCCAGCATGCCGCAGGCTCCAGGAACAGGCTTTCCTTCGACACCGATAACCTTTCCCCCTCCTGCCACCCCCCTAAGCACCCTTGTAGGGGGTGCCTTCACCCAGAACCATGCTGGGATCCGATTGAATCACTATGGAGGAGGTGGAAACATGAACCAGAGTGCCAACCCACACAGGGAATGTGGGAATAAGCCCAGCAAATTTCAGGCAGGGTTTCTGGGAGGAATCACAGCAGGGGCCAGTAAAGCAGGTGAAGGAGGACAGTATGGAGGCACTGGTGGTCCCAAAACCAACAGCCAAAACAACTACCAGAGAGACTTCTACTCTTCTGAGAGTCAACTCCAGGGCTCTGGCCATACAGAACAATGGAAAACCCCAGCCGGCTTTCCCATCTCGGGTAAACTTGATGTAGGAACGGGTGTCGGGGGCAGTACATGGGCACCATCCACACATGGATTTATTGGTCCACGAGCAGAGCTGTACAATCCCGAGGAGCCCACTGGTGACCCCAAATTCAGCCCAGCAGGAGGCCTTGGTTTTAGCACTGCCGGTGGTTCACAGGGGTTTCTGGGATACCTACAGCAACAGAAGGGTGAGGATGGGAGGGGCATGACTTTACAAGCGCACCAGCTCAATGACTATCATGGcgtcacaccatcacacctacCCCACCAGTGCACCATTTGTGAAAAGAAGGTTTACAACTTGAAG GATTGGGACCAGCACGTGAAGGGCAAGTTGCATATACAGAATCGCTTGCTGTACACTGACGG CCCTGCACTTGGAGCCCTGCACTTTCCCGTCGCCTCGGAAGGATGCCTCGAGTCGGCACTGAATAACAGCACCATGGCGTACTCGTCCGCCGCCGGCCAAG ATGTTTCAACCGGAGGCTCCTCTTTTTTACCAGCTGCACCTATGAAGTCATTTCCTCTCTCGGGGGCGGGATTTACGTCACACCAACCGGGGACAAAG TTTGTAGCGCGGAAGCCGGGTCCCGGGCGCGTCGTGCACATCTGTAACCTCCCTGAGGGCAGCTGCACCGAGAACGATGTGATCAACCTGGGTCTGCCCTTCGGCAAGGTCACCAACTACATCCTCATGCGCTCCACACACCAG GCTTTCCTGGAGATGGCGTACGTGGAGGCGGCTCAGGCCATGGTGCAGTACTACCAGCTCCATCCGGCCACCATCAATGACCAGAAGCTCCTCATACGCATGTCCAAGAGATACAAGGAGCTGCAGCTCAAG AAACCCGGTAAAGACGTCGAGTCCATCATCCAGGACATCAACtctcagagggagagagacgagCTGCACGAGTTGGACCG GTATCCACAAGAGCGGACGCGCTCGCGCAGCCCCGTCACTCGCTCCCTGACTCCGCCCTCACACAGCCCCAGCTTCACGTCCTGCAGCTCCACCCACAGCCCCCAGGCGGCGCCTTGGATGAACGGCGCCGGCCCGCGGCGCGGATCGTGGGACTGGACGCCGCGCGACAGGGACGAGTGGCGGAACGGCGAGGACGACAGGCCCAACGAACGCAGGAAGCCCTACCTCAAACCGGCAGACGAGCGCAGCAGGGAGCGCTATTTCTCCTCCCACCATCCCGCCGCTGCGGACGACTTCTATAAGAAGGAAAAGCTCCCGCGCGTCTCCCAGCACCAGAGACACGAGCCGAAGTTCAAGCGGCGAGACGGAGGCGGGGACCACCACAGGGGCAGACATTCGGAATCCGAGCCCGGGGAGGACGGACGAGGCAGGAGGACGAGCAGGAGGCACGAGAGAGAGCCTAACAATCAC aAAGAATCTACAGAGCACAGAGCCAAAGACAGATCGTTATCTCCGCACAGCAGCAAACCGACGGAGCCCAGCGAGGGCGAGCGCGACCGAGAGAGCGAG GCGGAGGAGTGTGGAAGTGGCGAGGACACGGAGGGCGAGTGCTGGTACCCTAAGAGCATGGAGGAGCTGGTGACCGTGGACGAGGTGGGCGAAGAAGACGACTCCATCGTCGAACCCGATCTCCCCGAGTTGCAGGAAGAGGagcatgaggaggaggaggtggaggtggagggggggcgtgaggaagaggaggagaccACGTCGGCGAAGGCGGAGAAACGGGAGTCGGCGCCGGACGCTGTAACGGAAGAAACGCCGAGGCCTGATCAGCCGGACTGCGCCGAAGCTCCGTCCTCTCACATCTGCCTCTTCCCAAACCAAGAGTTTAAAAGTGCGCTAGAGGAGGCAGCAGAGCCGGGCGTATCTCCGGCACACACCGTCGAGACACACGCCCCCGCCACACAAGCGGTGCCCGAGAGCGTACGTGAGGCGGAAAAGGTCACGGAAAAACACACGGGGAGGACGAGTGAGGCTGAGAAGAAGGAGACGCAGCATGTTGAGGACAACCAGAaaagag AGAACACAATTCGGCAGCCTGCGAGTTCGCCGCAGGGGATCGGCATCGAAGCGCCGTCACCGTCGCGAGAGCAGGAGAAGATCATCAGCGAGCACAGCATCCCGCTAG AAGTACCTGTCTCAGCTGGCCGAGGAGAGTCTGCTGCACTTCGGCTCTGA